Proteins from one Chitinophaga oryzae genomic window:
- a CDS encoding helix-turn-helix domain-containing protein — MFNKLLHEPYDIVLEEKDNWEQTRFSQPAFQLVYIREGKGHHHINGNRYDYHPGKLYIVAPEDHYHCDITERTTFIIIRFTQLFITQLKDDAERLELCDWMKKTDYIFHNFHSKAGCIFRDAADEAMTQMLLNSIAREHQQHGKGYQLIIRQSISILLNLIARNLLMSESPDIQENNGPSSVLRIISYLQEHVYQPEMLRMPVLAAQFNMSVHYLGEYFKKHTGESVQDYIISYKLRLVDVRLAYSNMRVREIAQELGFTDESYLSRLFKKYRGTTPGMYRKLNRKQPVNVP, encoded by the coding sequence ATGTTCAATAAACTGCTGCACGAGCCATACGATATCGTACTGGAGGAAAAAGACAACTGGGAACAGACGCGGTTCTCCCAACCCGCCTTTCAGCTGGTCTATATCCGCGAAGGCAAAGGGCATCATCACATCAATGGCAACCGGTATGATTACCATCCCGGCAAATTATATATCGTTGCCCCGGAAGACCACTATCACTGCGACATCACGGAGCGCACCACTTTCATTATTATTCGCTTCACGCAGCTTTTTATCACACAATTAAAAGATGATGCGGAAAGGCTGGAGCTGTGCGACTGGATGAAAAAAACAGATTACATCTTCCATAACTTCCACTCCAAGGCAGGCTGCATTTTTCGCGATGCTGCGGACGAAGCTATGACGCAGATGCTGCTGAACAGCATTGCCCGTGAACATCAGCAGCATGGCAAGGGCTATCAGCTGATCATCCGGCAGTCCATCTCCATCCTGCTCAACCTGATCGCGCGTAATCTCCTCATGTCGGAATCACCGGACATTCAGGAAAACAACGGTCCATCCTCTGTATTACGTATTATCAGCTATTTGCAGGAACATGTGTATCAGCCGGAAATGTTGCGTATGCCTGTACTGGCGGCACAGTTCAACATGTCGGTACATTACCTCGGCGAATATTTTAAAAAACACACCGGTGAAAGCGTACAGGATTATATTATCAGCTATAAACTCAGGCTGGTGGACGTCCGCCTGGCGTACAGCAATATGCGTGTCCGTGAAATAGCACAGGAACTGGGCTTTACAGACGAGAGTTACCTTTCCCGTCTCTTTAAAAAATACCGTGGCACCACGCCCGGCATGTACCGGAAGTTAAACCGCAAGCAACCGGTCAACGTTCCGTGA
- a CDS encoding DUF2306 domain-containing protein, whose product MNVSPTAKYFRTGAWILLSLLAVIVGLYPSLYFVLGEKFGLLRSKPPALLTNTLWRIGFYAHILPGGLALLIGWLQFNRRLRERRVQFHRQLGKVYVIAVLISSLAGFCIGFTATAGPVAQAGFICLAIVWFTTTLLAYTTIIKGNTAQHEKLMIYSYAACLAAVTLRLWLPLLVYELHQFVIAYRVVAWLCWVPNIFVAWLIARRPSAA is encoded by the coding sequence ATGAATGTGTCCCCCACCGCAAAGTACTTCCGCACCGGCGCCTGGATACTGCTATCCCTGCTGGCCGTCATCGTAGGCCTTTACCCTTCCCTTTATTTTGTTTTGGGAGAGAAGTTTGGGCTGCTCCGTTCCAAACCTCCTGCATTACTGACCAATACGCTGTGGCGCATCGGTTTCTATGCCCACATCCTTCCCGGCGGGCTGGCACTGCTGATCGGCTGGTTGCAATTCAATCGCAGGTTAAGGGAACGGCGGGTACAATTTCACCGGCAACTGGGTAAAGTATATGTCATCGCCGTGTTGATCAGCAGCCTGGCAGGCTTCTGTATCGGCTTCACCGCCACCGCCGGACCCGTTGCGCAGGCCGGCTTCATTTGCCTGGCCATCGTCTGGTTTACCACTACCCTGCTGGCTTATACCACCATCATAAAAGGTAATACGGCACAGCATGAAAAGCTGATGATTTACAGTTACGCCGCCTGCCTCGCCGCCGTCACGCTCCGGCTGTGGCTCCCGCTGCTGGTATATGAACTGCATCAGTTTGTCATTGCGTACCGCGTGGTAGCCTGGCTTTGCTGGGTGCCTAATATTTTCGTGGCCTGGCTCATCGCGCGCCGGCCCAGCGCAGCATAA
- a CDS encoding YMGG-like glycine zipper-containing protein has translation MKQIVLALATVVTLFACNSNSADTAAAVEKAKQETLDSINAVNVAKQQVIDSMNAIHHSAHKSHPVEAPARNNYAAPNTVAADNTPAPAPAPAPQKKKGWSHTAKGAVVGAGAGAITGAIVNPDRVKGAAIGAIIGAGVGAGTGAIVDHTKKKRAAQQ, from the coding sequence ATGAAACAGATAGTTTTAGCCTTAGCCACTGTAGTAACACTCTTCGCATGTAACAGTAACAGTGCCGATACTGCAGCAGCAGTTGAAAAGGCCAAACAAGAGACGCTCGATTCCATCAATGCCGTTAACGTAGCTAAACAGCAGGTGATCGACTCCATGAACGCTATCCATCATTCCGCCCATAAAAGCCACCCGGTAGAAGCGCCTGCCCGCAATAACTACGCAGCGCCCAACACCGTAGCCGCCGATAATACCCCTGCTCCCGCACCAGCACCCGCTCCGCAGAAGAAAAAAGGCTGGAGCCATACCGCTAAAGGTGCCGTAGTAGGTGCTGGCGCCGGTGCCATCACCGGGGCTATCGTAAACCCTGACCGCGTGAAAGGTGCCGCCATCGGCGCTATCATTGGAGCAGGCGTAGGCGCAGGTACCGGTGCGATCGTGGACCACACCAAAAAGAAAAGAGCCGCACAGCAATAA
- a CDS encoding 2'-5' RNA ligase family protein: MFQLQPKPVIVTLEISPSDMAWFNTLRELHFPAHANYLKAHLTLFYRLPGMEAAIPETLQQYSQRAPMPLQVNDIVSFGTGVAYTLHAPALQELHKDLQAAFDPWLVRQDRQPLRPHITIQNKVTAFKAAQLQAQLKETFTPFDITATGFGTWAYLQGPWKALDKFMFRE, encoded by the coding sequence ATGTTTCAATTGCAGCCCAAACCGGTCATCGTAACGCTGGAAATAAGCCCTTCCGATATGGCATGGTTCAATACTTTGAGGGAGTTGCATTTCCCGGCGCATGCCAATTACCTCAAGGCGCATCTTACCTTGTTCTACCGGTTGCCCGGTATGGAAGCCGCTATCCCTGAGACGTTGCAACAGTATAGCCAACGGGCCCCTATGCCACTGCAGGTAAATGATATTGTGAGCTTCGGTACCGGGGTGGCCTATACGTTGCACGCCCCCGCGCTACAGGAGCTGCATAAGGACTTACAGGCCGCATTTGATCCCTGGCTGGTACGGCAGGACCGGCAGCCGCTCCGGCCGCATATTACCATACAGAATAAAGTAACCGCTTTTAAGGCGGCGCAGCTGCAGGCACAGCTAAAAGAAACTTTCACTCCATTCGATATCACCGCGACCGGTTTCGGTACCTGGGCGTACCTGCAGGGCCCCTGGAAAGCGCTGGACAAGTTTATGTTCCGGGAGTGA
- a CDS encoding LytR/AlgR family response regulator transcription factor: MKISCIIVEDEPLALERAKEYVEKLPYLQLLATFDNGADAMVYLRLHPVQLILLDINIPGISGIQLLEADNTRCEVVLITAYEQYALKGYELNVTDYLLKPYTFDRFIQAMDKVQHNLQRQAPAAPAYIFIKTSWKLEKVSLDDILYIEGRRDYRKVYTQQKQIMTLQPFGWFEQELPPQQVCRVHKSYMVAISKIDSIEKDGIRVGDAIIPVSETYRKQFYALITRG, translated from the coding sequence ATGAAAATCAGTTGTATCATAGTAGAAGACGAGCCGCTGGCGCTGGAGCGGGCGAAGGAGTACGTAGAGAAGCTGCCTTATCTGCAACTGCTGGCTACTTTCGACAATGGCGCCGACGCGATGGTATACCTTCGCCTGCATCCGGTGCAGCTTATCCTGCTGGACATCAATATCCCGGGTATCTCAGGCATACAATTGCTGGAGGCGGACAATACACGCTGCGAAGTGGTGCTGATCACGGCTTATGAACAATATGCACTGAAAGGATATGAGCTGAACGTGACGGACTATCTCCTGAAGCCTTATACCTTCGACCGGTTTATACAGGCCATGGACAAGGTACAGCATAACCTGCAACGGCAGGCGCCTGCTGCGCCGGCATACATCTTCATTAAAACATCGTGGAAGCTGGAGAAAGTATCGCTCGATGATATCTTATACATCGAAGGGCGGCGTGACTACCGTAAAGTATATACGCAGCAGAAGCAGATCATGACGTTGCAGCCGTTCGGCTGGTTTGAGCAGGAGCTGCCGCCACAGCAGGTCTGCAGGGTGCACAAGTCCTATATGGTGGCCATCTCCAAAATTGACAGTATTGAAAAAGACGGTATCCGGGTGGGCGATGCTATCATCCCGGTGTCGGAGACTTACCGCAAACAGTTCTACGCACTGATTACGCGCGGCTGA
- a CDS encoding sensor histidine kinase, translating to MIPIAIFCFVPALLGFYSFYGLLFKRYMHPHRIGWLFLTGVAAVLLSGFISLLLLLPYKGLAGNWRQFAALVLVTAGLATIHGIIGLVLKGFISWYNDIKIKEALNRKNYETSMALIKAQINPHFLFNTINNIDILISKDAQKASMYLNKLSGIMRFMLYETDGELIPLSREMTYIDQYIELQRIRSSNAGYVTYEVTGTPGNRMIAPMLFISYIENAFKHAEHKKAEKAIQIRLQIETNRMVFVCRNLYSVTAPMKQEHNGLGNDLLQKRLQLLYPGRHELSITREAGVYQVNLILQDA from the coding sequence ATGATACCGATAGCCATTTTTTGTTTCGTACCTGCGCTGCTGGGTTTTTATAGTTTTTACGGTCTGTTGTTCAAACGCTATATGCATCCTCACCGGATAGGGTGGCTGTTTCTGACAGGTGTGGCGGCGGTACTTCTCAGCGGGTTTATTTCCCTGCTGCTGCTGTTGCCTTACAAAGGTCTCGCCGGCAACTGGCGGCAGTTTGCCGCTTTGGTACTGGTAACGGCCGGACTGGCAACCATTCATGGCATTATCGGATTGGTCTTGAAAGGCTTTATCAGTTGGTATAATGACATCAAAATAAAAGAAGCGCTGAACAGGAAAAATTATGAGACGTCTATGGCGCTGATTAAAGCGCAGATCAACCCTCATTTTTTGTTTAACACGATTAACAACATTGACATACTGATTTCGAAAGATGCACAGAAGGCCTCCATGTATCTGAATAAACTATCCGGCATCATGCGGTTTATGTTGTATGAAACCGACGGGGAGCTGATACCGCTGTCGCGGGAGATGACCTACATCGATCAATACATTGAGTTACAGCGTATCCGCTCGTCCAATGCAGGTTATGTGACCTATGAAGTGACCGGAACGCCCGGCAACCGTATGATAGCGCCGATGCTGTTCATTTCCTATATCGAAAATGCCTTTAAACATGCGGAGCATAAAAAGGCGGAAAAAGCGATACAGATACGGCTGCAGATAGAAACAAACCGGATGGTGTTCGTCTGCCGTAACCTTTACAGCGTGACGGCGCCGATGAAGCAGGAACACAACGGGCTGGGCAACGACTTGCTGCAAAAGCGGTTGCAGTTACTGTATCCCGGCCGGCATGAACTGAGTATCACCCGGGAAGCGGGCGTTTACCAGGTAAACCTTATATTACAGGACGCATGA
- a CDS encoding ABC transporter permease has product MTAYLYSVQSEWIKRRHSAAAWLTVIGGTLVPVIVMCIRFYHFDLLAKQNASADIWVQLYNRSWQYMGFFLLPIGVVLVTSLITQLETRSNAWKLLHVTPQRFTTIFLAKLTVILVMLLFFFLLFNTGIYLTGVLPALFVKGVPFPAAPFPWLKYLYGNGQFLLACLPIVAMQFLLGLLYRNFMVPLGIGLAGYIVSVIVFQWKYSYIIPYIYCILVFNDGFHQVIRPVSIYALAAGYFITFCVVAYVLYINKREKG; this is encoded by the coding sequence ATGACAGCTTATCTCTATAGTGTACAGAGCGAGTGGATCAAGCGAAGACACAGTGCGGCCGCCTGGCTCACGGTCATTGGCGGCACGCTGGTGCCGGTCATCGTAATGTGTATCCGTTTTTATCATTTCGATCTGCTGGCAAAACAAAATGCTTCGGCGGATATCTGGGTGCAGCTGTACAACCGCTCCTGGCAGTATATGGGTTTCTTTCTGCTGCCGATCGGCGTGGTCCTGGTCACCAGCCTGATCACGCAGCTGGAGACCCGCAGCAACGCCTGGAAGCTGTTGCATGTGACACCGCAACGGTTTACCACCATCTTCCTGGCTAAACTGACTGTCATCCTGGTCATGTTATTGTTCTTCTTCCTGTTGTTTAATACCGGTATTTACCTGACAGGCGTGCTGCCGGCATTGTTCGTAAAGGGAGTACCTTTCCCCGCAGCGCCTTTTCCATGGCTGAAATACCTGTATGGTAACGGACAATTCCTGCTGGCCTGTTTACCGATAGTGGCGATGCAGTTCCTGTTGGGATTACTTTACCGGAATTTTATGGTGCCGCTGGGAATCGGGCTGGCCGGGTATATTGTGTCTGTCATTGTATTCCAGTGGAAATACAGTTACATTATTCCCTACATTTACTGTATACTCGTATTTAACGACGGTTTTCATCAGGTGATAAGACCTGTCAGTATTTACGCCCTGGCCGCAGGCTATTTTATAACATTCTGCGTAGTGGCGTATGTGTTATATATCAACAAAAGGGAAAAAGGATAA